GCGGATGGAGTTGCCGGCCATGAGGGTGCGCTCCACCTTGCCGCCGTGGCGGCGGCAGATGCGTTCGTAGGTTTCGGGCTTCTTGTCGGAAACGATCTCCACGCCCTCGAAATAATGCGCAAGGCCCGAGGCCAGCACCTTGCGCTCCTGGTGATGCAGGTCGCCCTTGGTGACGAGCAGCAGGCGGTGGTTGCCGTGCAGCGCCTGCAGCGTCTCCTCCACATGGGGCAGCAGCTCGATCTCGTGGTCGAGCATGGTGCGGCCCATCTTGATGAGCTTGGCAATGGTCGCGGCGTCCACCGTTTCGCCGGAAATGGTGATCGCCGTCTCGATCATCGAGAGCGTGAAGCTCTTCACCCCGAAACCATAGTGGGCGATGTTGCGCTTCT
The nucleotide sequence above comes from Hyphomicrobiales bacterium. Encoded proteins:
- a CDS encoding HAD family hydrolase, which translates into the protein MSALDLIAFDADDTLWHNLIHFDAAEKAFGEMFSHLLPPDEGAHALAEAEKRNIAHYGFGVKSFTLSMIETAITISGETVDAATIAKLIKMGRTMLDHEIELLPHVEETLQALHGNHRLLLVTKGDLHHQERKVLASGLAHYFEGVEIVSDKKPETYERICRRHGGKVERTLMAGNSIRSDVLPMIRAGGYGVYVPFDILWDHEHEEVPDDTPRFFAVKDIRGVADVAGKLG